In Leishmania mexicana MHOM/GT/2001/U1103 complete genome, chromosome 22, a genomic segment contains:
- a CDS encoding putative CCR4 associated factor, which translates to MTSKHNPQPYTMTASTPAWNPETRLPSLSKSTMIRDVWADNLEEEFATIRSLIKDYSFVSLDTEFPGVVAKPVGSFKTTHEFYYQTLRCNVNLLKIIQLGITLLNDKGEVPEHCSTWQFNFRFSIKEDVYAQDSIELLRHGGINFDYFNDFGIEVTHFAELLISSGLVLNSNVRWLAFHAGYDFGYLIKVVCNKDLPEKEEEFLQTLHALFPSMFDLKYLLRFTEVSHSFGLDYLAESLKLRRFGTAHQAGSDSLLTGHCYFKLLRDSFGNTAPVANNGVLYGLSEDAASSVTPSSAQAVTQVNSNSHNFSSPIAYGNGGASGGTFPAAPINSNIRRP; encoded by the coding sequence ATGACGTCCAAGCACAACCCTCAGCCGTACACAATGACAGCGAGCACGCCGGCATGGAACCCGGAGACGCGGCTTCCGTCCCTTAGCAAGTCCACAATGATCCGTGACGTTTGGGCCGACAATCTCGAGGAGGAGTTCGCCACGATCCGGTCGCTCATCAAGGACTACTCGTTCGTATCGCTAGACACGGAATTCCCTGGTGTGGTGGCCAAGCCGGTGGGCAGCTTCAAGACGACGCATGAGTTCTACTACCAAACGCTGCGGTGCAACGTGAACCTCCTCAAGATCATTCAGCTCGGCATCACCCTTCTGAACGACAAGGGCGAGGTCCCGGAGCACTGCTCCACCTGGCAGTTCAACTTCCGCTTCAGCATCAAGGAGGACGTTTACGCGCAAGACAGCATCGAGCTTCTCCGGCATGGTGGCATCAACTTCGACTACTTCAACGACTTCGGGATCGAGGTGACGCACTTTGCGGAACTGCTCATCTCCAGCGGGTTGGTGCTCAACTCCAACGTGCGCTGGCTTGCTTTCCACGCTGGCTACGACTTCGGGTACCTTATCAAGGTTGTGTGCAACAAAGATCTTccggagaaggaggaggagttcCTGCAAACCCTTCATGCTCTCTTCCCGAGCATGTTTGACCTCAAGTATCTTTTGCGGTTCACGGAGGTGTCCCACTCCTTTGGACTGGACTACTTAGCGGAGAGCCTGAAGCTTCGCCGCTTCGGCACGGCGCATCAGGCCGGCAGCGACTCACTCCTCACGGGCCACTGCTACTTCAAATTGCTGCGTGATAGCTTTGGCAACACCGCACCGGTGGCAAACAACGGCGTTCTCTACGGTCTTAGCGAGGATGCAGCTTCGTCCGTCACTCCTAGCAGCGCGCAGGCGGTGACGCAGGTGAATAGCAATTCGCACAACTTCTCAAGCCCCATTGCGTACGGCAATGGCGGCGCAAGCGGCGGTACCTTCCCTGCGGCCCCCATCAACTCTAATATACGCAGGCCGTGA